GGGAACTTTAATCCGAGCTTGGCGGTGTAGATCAAGCTTGTCTATAAGACATCAAGACGTTCAAGCCAGGCAGGACTGCGGCGAGACGGCCCGGACCTGTGCGCCGGGGGACCGCGAGGCGGTCTGCGCTCCGGCGAAGGGCCGTCCTCGGGGAGGACCCCGTACCGCGCGAGACAGCCGTGAACAGAGTGCCGCAGGCCCCCAGGGTGCCGCAAGCCTCGACGTGCATCCCCGCACAAGTGTGACCTGGCCGCGCTTGTCCGGCGGCGCGGGGCACCTACCCTAGGGCCTTCAGATTCTCAGCGGGGATGACACCTTGAACCCGACGTCGCTTCGTGCGCCCGCCGCCACCGCGGCCTTCCTGGCGCTCCTGACCCTGACCTCCCTGGCGGCGACGCCGGCCCTCGCCCAGCGGGACGACCAGGGCCTGCAGATGAACTGCGCTGGCGACTACTTCAAGCTCTGCGCCGGGGCCGATCCGGACAGCCCGGAGGTGGAGCGCTGCTTCGCGCGCAACCGCGCCCGGCTCTCGCCCCAGTGCCGGGCGGCGATCACCGCCTACGACCGCAAGACCGGCGGGGCCAGAAGCTCCGACGAGCAGTAGGCGCGACGGGGGACGCGACGGCGTCCCCCCGCCGCTCAGCAGACTTGCGTTGGCCGGCCAACGCTTCGTCCGCTGAGCTTCTTGTTGTGTCGCAGATTTTCGTCGCAAAACCGGCGCCCACTTTTGCGAAATCTGCTTAGAACCCCCGGTCGAGCCGCAGGATGCGGCAGGGATCGCCGGCCCGGGCCGCCGGCGCGTGGGGCGCGCGAATCAGCAGCGCCTCGGAGCGGGCGAGCACCGAGAGCATCGAGGAATCCTGGCGCTCGGCCGGGTGGACCACCGGCAGCCGGTCCGGCGCGGTGTCGAGGGCGGCGCGCATGTAGTCCTGGCGCCCGTCATTGGCCGGCAGGTCGCGCCCGAGCACGCCCGGCTCGCTGCGGTCGGCCCCGGCCTCCGGGTCGCCGAGGAGCGCGCGGATCAGCGGGTGGACGAAGAGCAGCCCGCACACCACCGACGAGACCGGGTTGCCGGGGAGCCCCAGCACCGCCATCGCGCCGAGGCGGCCATGCATCAGCGGCTTGCCGGGCCGGAGCGCCACGCGCCAGAACCCGAGATCGAGCCCCTGGCGACCGAGCGCCGACTGGACGAGGTCGTGGTCGCCGACCGAGGCGCCGCCCAGCGTGACGAGGAGGTCGGCCTCGGCGTCGCGGGCGCGGGCGATCGCCGCCTCCAGGTCGGGGAAGGTGTCGCCGGCGATGCCGAGATCGATCGCCTCCGCCCCGGCGGCCTCCGCCATCGCGGCGAGCGCGAGGCCGTTCGAGGCGACGATCTGGTCCCATTCCGCCGGCTCGCCCGGCCGCACCAGCTCGTCGCCGGTGGCGAGCACCGCGACGCGGGGCCGGCGTCGGACGCGCAAGGTCGGGTGCCCGCCCGCGGCGGCGAGCGCGACGCGCCAGCCGTCGAGGCGCTCGCCGGCGCAGAGCAGCCGGTCGCCCTCGCGAAAATCGAGCCCGGCGCCGCGGATGTGGCGCCCCGCCGGGTTGCCGGCGCGGGCCAGCACCGTGGCGCCTTCCACGTCGGTGTCCTCCTGGATCACCACCGTGTCGGCGCCCTCGGGCAACGGCGCGCCGGTGAAGATGCGGATCGCCTCGCCCTCGCCCACCGGGCCGCGGGCGCCGTGGCCGGCGGCGCTGGTGGCGGTGACGGCGAGACGCACCGGCGCCTCGGGCGAGGCCCCGGCGACGTCGGCGGCGCGCACGGCGTAGCCGTCCATCGCCGAGGTCGCGAAGGGCGGCTGGGTGCGCAGGGCCCGCACGTCCTCGGCGAGCGTGCGGCCGGCCGCGGCCGTGATCGCGACGGTCTCGGCCTCGACCGGGCGGGCATCGGCGAGGATGCGCGCCAGCGCCTCGGCGACGGGAAGGAGCGGGCTCACGCGCCGGCCTCGCGGCCGGAGGAAGCCTCCCACACGCCCGAGCGGCCGCCGCTCTTGTGCAGGAGCCGGATGCCCTCGACGCGCATGCCCCGGTCGGCGGCCTTGACCATGTCGTAGACCGTCAGGCACGCCACCGACACGGCGGTCAGCGCCTCCATCTCGACGCCGGTCGGGCCCTGCACCCGCACCTCCGCGGTGACGCGGATGCCCGGCAGGGCCTCGTCGGGCTCGCATTCCACCCGGACCTTGGTCAGCAACAGCGGGTGGCAGAGCGGGATCAGCTCGTGGGTGCGCTTGGCCGCCATGATGCCGGCGAGCCGCGCGGTGCCGAGCACGTCGCCCTTCTTGGCGTCGCCCTCGCGGATCAGCCGCAGGGTCTCGGGGTTCATCACCACCAGGCCCTCGGCGCGGGCGGCGCGGTCGGTCGCGGCCTTGTCGGTGACGTCGACCATGTTGGCGGCGCCGGCGGCGTCGAGATGGGTCAGGGTCGGCATGGCCTGGCTCCGGAAGAACGTCCCCGCGCTTAGCACGCCGGCCGCCGGCCCCGCCACGGCCTCAGGCGTCCAGCGCCGCCGCCTCGGCCGCGTCGAACACCCGGGAGCGCAGGAGGAAGCGCTGCCCGGACCCGTTCTCCAGCGAGAACATCCCGCCGCGGCCCGGCACCACGTCGATGATGAGCTGGGTGTGCCGCCAGGCCGCGTATTGCGGGCCGCTGATGAAGAAGTCGGCCCCGCCGATCGCGCCGAGATGCACGTCGCCATCGCCGAGCGCGAAGTCGCCGACGGCGAAGCACATCGGCGCCGAACCGTCGCAGCAGCCGCCGGATTGGTGGAACAGGATCGCGCCGTGCTCGCGGCGCAGGCGCGCGATCAGGTCGAGGGCCGCCGGGGTGGCGACGACGCGGGGCGGGGGAGCGGGCATGGGGGGCCTTGGCATGAGGAAGCGCGAGAAGGACATGGTGCGGGCATTCTCCTCTCCCCGCGGGCGGGGAGAGGAGAGGTCCTGCGCCTCTTCTTTCACCGGAAGCCTTGAAGAGGCGGGGCACTGGCCCCGCCCGACATCCGAACCCTCAGAAGAACCCGAGCTTCTGCGCCGAGTAGCTGACCAGCAGGTTCTTGGTCTGCTGGTAGTGGTCGAGCATCATCTTGTGGGTCTCGCGGCCGATGCCCGATCGCTTGTAGCCGCCGAAGGCCGCGTGGGCCGGGTAGGCGTGGTAGCAGTTGGTCCAGACGCGGCCGGCCTGGATCGCCCGGCCGAAGCGGTAGGCGCGGGTGCCGTCGCGGGTCCACACGCCGGCGCCGAGGCCGTAGAGCGTGTCGTTGGCAATGCTCAATGCCTCCTCGTCGTCCTTGAAGGTCGTGACCGACAGGACGGGCCCAAAGATCTCCTCCTGGAAGACGCGCATCCGGTTGTGGCCGCGGAACACCGTCGGCTGCATGTAGTAGCCGCCGGCGAGCGCGCCCTCCTTCACGGCGCGCGCACCGCCCGTGAGGCATTCGGCGCCCTCCTGACGGCCGATCTCGACGTAGCTCAGGATCTTCTCGAGCTGCTCGGAGGAGGCCTGGGCGCCGATCATCGTCGCGGGATCGAGCGGCGAGCCTTGCGTGATCGCCTCGACGCGCCGGATCGCCCGCTCCATGAAGCGGTCGTAGATCGATTCGTGCACCAGCGCCCGGCTCGGGCAGGTGCAGACCTCGCCCTGGTTGAGGGCGAACATCGTGAAGCCCTCGAGCGCCTTGTCGAGGAAGTCGTCGTCATCGGCGGCCACGTCCGAGAAGAAGATGTTCGGCGACTTGCCGCCGAGCTCCAGCGTCACCGGGATCAGGTTCTGCGAGGCGTATTGCATGATCAGCCGCCCGGTCGTGGTCTCGCCGGTGAAGGCGATCTTGGCGATGCGGGGCGAGGAGGCGAGCGGCTTGCCGGCCTCGAGCCCGAAGCCGTTGACGATGTTGAGCACGCCCGGGGGCAGCAGGTCGCCGATCAGCTCGGCGAGCAGCAGCACCGAGGCCGGGGTCTGCTCTGCGGGCTTGAGCACCACGCAATTGCCGGCGGCGAGCGCGGGTGCGAGCTTCCACACCGCCATCAGGATCGGGAAGTTCCACGGGATGATCTGGCCGACGACGCCGAGCGGCTCGTGGAAGTGGTACGCCACGGTGTCGTG
This is a stretch of genomic DNA from Methylobacterium sp. 17Sr1-1. It encodes these proteins:
- the glp gene encoding gephyrin-like molybdotransferase Glp, which produces MSPLLPVAEALARILADARPVEAETVAITAAAGRTLAEDVRALRTQPPFATSAMDGYAVRAADVAGASPEAPVRLAVTATSAAGHGARGPVGEGEAIRIFTGAPLPEGADTVVIQEDTDVEGATVLARAGNPAGRHIRGAGLDFREGDRLLCAGERLDGWRVALAAAGGHPTLRVRRRPRVAVLATGDELVRPGEPAEWDQIVASNGLALAAMAEAAGAEAIDLGIAGDTFPDLEAAIARARDAEADLLVTLGGASVGDHDLVQSALGRQGLDLGFWRVALRPGKPLMHGRLGAMAVLGLPGNPVSSVVCGLLFVHPLIRALLGDPEAGADRSEPGVLGRDLPANDGRQDYMRAALDTAPDRLPVVHPAERQDSSMLSVLARSEALLIRAPHAPAARAGDPCRILRLDRGF
- a CDS encoding DUF779 domain-containing protein; this translates as MPAPPPRVVATPAALDLIARLRREHGAILFHQSGGCCDGSAPMCFAVGDFALGDGDVHLGAIGGADFFISGPQYAAWRHTQLIIDVVPGRGGMFSLENGSGQRFLLRSRVFDAAEAAALDA
- the adh gene encoding aldehyde dehydrogenase, translating into MNKPELFADARTTSPFSGRYDNFIGGAWVAPVAGRYFENTSPITGGVICEVARSDAQDIERALDAAHAAKDSWGRTAPAERARILLKIADRMEDNLDLIALAETWDNGKPIRETTHADIPLAIDHFRYFAGCVRAQEGSLSEIDHDTVAYHFHEPLGVVGQIIPWNFPILMAVWKLAPALAAGNCVVLKPAEQTPASVLLLAELIGDLLPPGVLNIVNGFGLEAGKPLASSPRIAKIAFTGETTTGRLIMQYASQNLIPVTLELGGKSPNIFFSDVAADDDDFLDKALEGFTMFALNQGEVCTCPSRALVHESIYDRFMERAIRRVEAITQGSPLDPATMIGAQASSEQLEKILSYVEIGRQEGAECLTGGARAVKEGALAGGYYMQPTVFRGHNRMRVFQEEIFGPVLSVTTFKDDEEALSIANDTLYGLGAGVWTRDGTRAYRFGRAIQAGRVWTNCYHAYPAHAAFGGYKRSGIGRETHKMMLDHYQQTKNLLVSYSAQKLGFF
- the moaC gene encoding cyclic pyranopterin monophosphate synthase MoaC gives rise to the protein MPTLTHLDAAGAANMVDVTDKAATDRAARAEGLVVMNPETLRLIREGDAKKGDVLGTARLAGIMAAKRTHELIPLCHPLLLTKVRVECEPDEALPGIRVTAEVRVQGPTGVEMEALTAVSVACLTVYDMVKAADRGMRVEGIRLLHKSGGRSGVWEASSGREAGA